In Primulina eburnea isolate SZY01 chromosome 5, ASM2296580v1, whole genome shotgun sequence, a single window of DNA contains:
- the LOC140832788 gene encoding oligopeptide transporter 4-like: MGTMEIEAPLKNPSKFFEKNDEAEVEEDELSPIEQVRLTVPITDDPNLPVWTFRMWVLGIFSCVLLSFLNQFFSYRKEPLVISQITVIVASLPIGRFMATTLPTKIWVVSVPVFGPKEFTLNPGPFNIKEHVLISIFANAGSAFGNGPAYAVMIVDIIIAFYRRKISFLAGWLLVITTQVLGYGWAGLLRKYVVEPAHMWWPSTLVQISLFKTLHEKEHEDDGESSDNGGKKKRQISRPKFFLIALACSFCWYIFPGYLFRTLSSISWICWAFPKSVTAHQIGSGLNGLGVGALTLDWATVASFLFSPLISPFFAIANVFVGYFVIMYIVIPISYWGLNVYNAKNFPIYSADLFTADGQEYDIASIVNSKFELDIEQYQKQGRINLSTFFSLTYGFGFATIAATVSHVALFYGREIVQRYKASTKAKMDIHSKLMKRYQDIPSWWFYILLGVTMSVALALCIFLNNEVQMPYWGLFLAAAIAFSFTLPISIITATTNQTPGLNIITEYIMGVIYPGRPIANVTFKVYGYMSMTQAIAFLSDFKLGHYMKIPPRSMFLVQFLGTMIAGTVNMGVAWWLLYTVENICNQDQFSDSPWTCPSDQVFFDASVIWGLVSPKRIFGRYGNYPALNWFFLAGLLGPVVVWGFHKAFPTQSWIPLINLPVLLGATASMPPATALNYNSWILVGTIFNFFVFRYRKNWWQRYNYILSAALDAGVAFMTVLLYFTLGIENKKIHWWGTYHSEHCDLATCPTAKGIVVEHCPVF, translated from the exons ATGGGAACAATGGAAATCGAAGCTCCCCTCAAAAACCCGTCAAAATTCTTCGAGAAAAACGATGAAGCAGAAGTCGAAGAAGACGAACTTTCACCCATCGAACAAGTCCGGCTGACGGTGCCGATCACCGACGACCCCAACCTCCCCGTATGGACTTTCCGAATGTGGGTTCTGGGGATTTTCTCCTGCGTCCTCCTCTCTTTCCTCAACCAGTTCTTCTCTTACCGGAAAGAGCCTCTGGTCATCAGTCAGATAACCGTGATCGTGGCATCTCTGCCCATCGGACGGTTCATGGCCACCACCTTGCCCACCAAGATATGGGTGGTCTCGGTCCCTGTGTTCGGGCCGAAGGAGTTCACCCTCAACCCGGGACCGTTTAACATCAAGGAGCATGTGCTGATATCCATTTTCGCTAATGCCGGGAGTGCTTTCGGGAATGGGCCGGCGTATGCTGTCATGATTGTGGATATCATCATCGCTTTTTATCGAAGGAAGATATCTTTTCTGGCTGGATGGCTGCTCGTTATCACCACTCAG GTTCTAGGTTATGGATGGGCGGGGCTCCTTAGGAAGTACGTGGTTGAGCCGGCACACATGTGGTGGCCCAGCACTCTTGTCCAGATTTCCCTATTCAA GACATTGCATGAAAAAGAACATGAAGATGACGGTGAAAGCAGTGACAATGGTGGCAAGAAGAAGCGTCAAATTTCGCGGCCAAAGTTCTTTTTGATTGCGCTAGCTTGTAGCTTTTGCTGGTATATATTCCCAGGCTATCTCTTCCGGACCTTGTCAAGCATTTCATGGATATGTTGGGCATTTCCCAAATCTGTTACTGCTCATCAGATAGGATCTGGTCTGAATGGCTTGGGAGTTGGAGCCCTCACTCTTGACTGGGCAACTGTAGCTTCTTTCTTGTTCAGCCCTCTAATCTCCCCGTTCTTTGCTATTGCCAATGTTTTTGTCGGATACTTTGTCATAATGTATATTGTAATTCCCATATCCTATTGGGGCTTGAACGTCTACAACGCCAAAAATTTCCCTATCTATTCCGCCGACCTGTTTACTGCAGATGGTCAGGAGTATGACATAGCAAGCATTGTTAACAGTAAATTTGAGCTTGACATTGAGCAGTATCAGAAGCAAGGGAGAATTAACTTGAGCACATTCTTTTCTCTTACCTATGGATTTGGATTCGCCACCATCGCTGCTACAGTTTCGCATGTTGCATTGTTCTATGGAAG AGAGATCGTTCAGCGTTACAAGGCATCTACCAAGGCAAAGATGGATATCCACTCTAAACTAATGAAAAGGTACCAAGACATACCTTCCTGGTGGTTTTATATTCTTCTTGGGGTGACAATGTCGGTTGCTCTTGCCCTCTGCATCTTCCTGAACAACGAGGTCCAGATGCCTTATTGGGGTCTTTTTCTTGCTGCTGCCATAGCTTTCTCATTTACTCTACCTATTAGTATTATTACTGCAACAACAAATCAG ACTCCTGGGCTGAACATAATCACGGAATATATTATGGGAGTCATATATCCTGGTAGGCCGATAGCAAATGTCACCTTTAAGGTTTACGGCTACATGAGCATGACTCAAGCCATAGCTTTTCTCAGCGATTTCAAGCTTGGCCATTACATGAAGATTCCTCCCAGATCAATGTTCCTGGTTCAG TTCCTGGGAACAATGATAGCAGGCACTGTAAATATGGGAGTTGCTTGGTGGCTTCTATACACCGTAGAAAACATATGCAACCAAGACCAGTTTTCAGACAGTCCCTGGACTTGCCCGAGTGATCAAGTCTTCTTCGATGCATCAGTCATCTGGGGACTTGTGAGTCCTAAACGAATCTTTGGACGTTATGGAAACTATCCAGCACTCAACTGGTTCTTTCTCGCGGGCTTACTAGGCCCGGTTGTTGTTTGGGGATTCCACAAGGCATTCCCAACACAATCGTGGATTCCACTCATCAATCTTCCTGTACTACTCGGAGCAACAGCTAGTATGCCACCTGCAACCGCTCTAAACTACAATTCTTGGATACTAGTAGGGACGATTTTCAACTTTTTTGTGTTCAGATACCGTAAAAACTGGTGGCAAAGGTACAACTATATCCTTTCGGCTGCACTAGATGCTGGTGTTGCTTTCATGACTGTTCTTCTTTACTTCACTCTGGGGATTGAGAACAAAAAGATACATTGGTGGGGCACTTATCACTCTGAACATTGCGATCTCGCGACATGCCCCACGGCTAAAGGCATCGTAGTGGAACATTGCCCTGTGTTTTAA